A stretch of Limanda limanda chromosome 7, fLimLim1.1, whole genome shotgun sequence DNA encodes these proteins:
- the cav4b gene encoding caveolin-2, with amino-acid sequence MMMVSDDCLVECKIDDDSDEDDVGGEQMSTPPPPPEFASESPTPTPPPPTPPTAPVTPTRPVSRDPNGINKHLEVEVSDVLAEPATPQSIEQVWFYSVTGFEKTRTWTYCCLTLLLAVPFAFLCGVFLAILACLHVWFLVPCIQLSNTFLPCLRSLCICSVNVFISPFCESLALCCSQIAVSLSNKDRNQMGDREAAPV; translated from the exons atgatgatggtgagtGACGACTGTCTGGTGGAGTGTAAGATCGATGAtgacagtgatgaagatgatgttggAGGAGAACAGATGAGCACCCCACCTCCTCCGCCAGAGTTTGCATCCGAATCCCCGACTCCGACGCCACCACCTCCGACCCCTCCGACGGCCCCTGTTACACCCACCCGTCCTGTCAGCAGGGACCCTAATGGCATCAACAAGCACCTAGAG gtggAGGTCAGTGATGTGCTGGCAGAGCCCGCTACTCCCCAAAGCATCGAGCAGGTGTGGTTTTACAGCGTCACCGGCTTTGAGAAGACTCGCACCTGGACCTACTGCTGCCTCACCTTGCTGCTCGCTGTGCCCTTCGCTTTCCTCTGTGGCGTCTTCCTGGCTATTCTGGCTTGTCTACACGTGTG gTTTTTGGTGCCTTGCATACAGCTGAGCAACACCTTCCTGCCGTGCCTGCGGTCCTTGTGCATATGTTCTGTGAATGTTTTCATCTCCCCATTTTGTGAGTCTCTCGCCCTCTGCTGCAGTCAAATTGCCGTTTCCCTGTCCAACAAAGACCGGAATCAAATGGGGGACAGAGAGGCTGCACCAGTGTAA